The genomic stretch CGCTTCGATCATGGACGGGTTTCCCATATTGCGGTGCATGGCTCACTCCATTTTGCTATATCTTCCTCGCACAGGTATGATTATCGCCTCTACCTCGGGTTATGCAAAGGTCTCCTGAGGGAGAGGAACAAAACGAACCTCCAACCCATCAGGAATGCCTCTTGCTCGACACCGTCCACCTCATCATCGCCGCCGTCGTCATGCTCGTGGGCGCGGTCATACTTAGCGCCACTGGCTTCGGCATTGGGCTGGTGACGACGCCGTTCCTGCTGCTTGTGTTCGACCCCAAGACCGTCGTCGTCCTCATCAACACCATCGCGGCGGGGCTGCTGGCGATGGTGCTGGCAGATACGCGGGACCACCTTGAGATCAAGGCGAACATCCCGCTGGCGGTATCGGCAGTGCTCGGCGTGCCGGTGGGTGTGATCGCCCTCAGCTCCCTGAGCGCCGTCGCCTTGCGAATTGGCATCACCGTCCTCATCATCCTGCTCACAATCATCGTCGCGCTCAACATCCGCGTAAAAGTGCCCGCGCCGAGGGTGTCCGGCCCAATCATCGGGTTCGCCGTGTCGGCCCTGGTGACGGGCCTCGCGATCGGCGGGCCGCTGATGATGCTATTCCTGATGAACTTCAACTACTCAGTCCCGAAAATACGCGCCACAATGGCCTTCTACTACATGCCGATGGGGCTCGCCGCAATCGTGGGCTACGCCGTCGCGGGGCTGTACACGCGGGAGCGCATCCTGCTCGTCCTGGCGGTCGTCATCCCGTCGATCGTGGGGTACCGCCTCGCCGTCCTCATCGTCCGCCGCATCAACGACGCGATGTTCCGCCGAGGAGTCGTCGCAATCATCGCCATCACCAGCGTCATCGTCCTGGCCCGCGAAGTGGTGACGGCGCTATAGGCATGCGCTATCATATGCCCCGAACCCAATTCACCGGTGCCTAAATGAAGATCACGCGCGTTGAGACGCTGCCCGTAGACCGCTACCTGTTCGTGAAGGTCCACACCGACGAAGGGATCGTCGGCATCGGCGAGTCGGGCACCTGGGGCTTCCTGGAGGCCTCCGAGGCGGCGATGCAGAAGTTCGGCCGCTACCTGGTGGGCCAGAATCCCCTGCTAATCGAGCACCACTGGCAGTACATGTACCGCTTCGCCCACTTCCGCGGCGCGGCGATCATGGGCGCGCTGAGCGCGCTGGACATCGCGCTGTGGGACATCGCCGGCAAGTACCTCGGCGTCCCCGTCTACCAGCTCCTCGGTGGCAAGACACGCGACAGGGCGCGAGTCTACTACCACGTCTTCGGCCACACTCGAGAAGAGCTGGTCAACGGCATCAAGGACGCAAAGAAGAAGGGCTTCACCGCCGTCGGCCACCTGACGCCGTTCCTGGACGACTCCTACGACATACCGTACTTCAAGACGCACGTGGACAAGATGGAGGACGCGATCAACGCCGTGGGCACCTACCGCGAGGTGGCGGGCAAGGAAATGGACATCTGCATCGAGATCCACCGCCGCCTGACTCCCGCCGAGGCGATTGTGCTGGCGCAGGGCATCGCGCAGTTCCACCCGATGTTCTACGAGGACCCCATTCTGCCGGACAACTTCGACGCGATGGCGCTCGTCGCGAACAAGGTGAACATCCCCATCGCGACGGGCGAGCGCCTGCACACGATCCACGAGTTCCAGATGCTCCTCTCGCGCGGCGCGGTGCAGTACGTGCGCCCGGACGTCTGCATGGCCGGCGGCATCACGCACTCAAAGAAGATAGCCGCGCTAGCGGAGGCGCACTACGTCGGCGTGATCCCGCACAACCCGCTCGGGCCGGTGAGCACGGCGGCGTGCCTGCAGCTTGCGGCGTGCATCCCCAACTTCGCCATCCAGGAGTACCCGCTGGGCGAGCTGGAGCCGCCCAAGAGCGACATCGTCAAGAAGCCCCTCGAAATAAAGAATGGCTTCCTCACGATCCCCACGACGCCAGGCATCGGCATCGAGCTCAACGACGACGCGCTCGCCAAGTACCCACCCAAGCCGCGCGAGGTGCGGACGCGCCTCATGACGGACGGCAGCGTGGTGGACCAGTAGGGGTGCTGGGTGCTGGGTGCTGGGTGCTGGGTGCTGGGTGCTGGGTGCTGGGTGCTGGGTGCTGGGAACGAGGATAGGAGTATGGCAGAATGGCCGTCAAGAGCTATCAGGATCTCAGGGTCTGGCAGATGGGATGGACCTTGTTGAGGAGACATATAGAGTCTCCTCAACCTTTCCACCCCATGAACGATATGGCCTTGCACAGCAGCTTCAAAGGGCGGTAGTTTCTATACCGTCTAATATTGCCGAAGGTCACGAAAGACATCACATCAAGGAGTATCTTCACCACCTTTCAATGGCTCAGGCCTCGCTTGCGGAGCTTGAGACACAAGTATTGATCGCTATTCGCCTGAAGTATTTGACGCAGGAGCGATCGGCGGCAGCTCGCCAAATAGCAGACTCTTTGGGCAGACAGATTCGCGCCCTGAGATCAACCTTAGCTAAAAGAACGGCCGAATAGAACGCTGAACGCTGGGATACAGCCTGAAGGCCCTCCCGCCTTCGGCTGTTACCCAGCACCCAGCACCCAGCACCTAGCACCCAGCACCCTTAGGAGGTCCCATGTTCATAGACTCACACGTTCACATCTACCCCAATAACCCCAACAAGTACCCTCTCCCCGAAAACAAGGGCGAGGGCAACCCTAACGTCGAGTTCCTGATCGAAACGCTGGACCACGCGGGCGTCGATAAGGCCGTCATCGTGCAGCCGGACGAGTACGATAACAAGGAAACGACGGAGTACGTCGCCGAGTGCCTGCGCCGCTTCCCGGACAGGCTGGCGGC from SAR202 cluster bacterium encodes the following:
- the dgoD gene encoding galactonate dehydratase; protein product: MKITRVETLPVDRYLFVKVHTDEGIVGIGESGTWGFLEASEAAMQKFGRYLVGQNPLLIEHHWQYMYRFAHFRGAAIMGALSALDIALWDIAGKYLGVPVYQLLGGKTRDRARVYYHVFGHTREELVNGIKDAKKKGFTAVGHLTPFLDDSYDIPYFKTHVDKMEDAINAVGTYREVAGKEMDICIEIHRRLTPAEAIVLAQGIAQFHPMFYEDPILPDNFDAMALVANKVNIPIATGERLHTIHEFQMLLSRGAVQYVRPDVCMAGGITHSKKIAALAEAHYVGVIPHNPLGPVSTAACLQLAACIPNFAIQEYPLGELEPPKSDIVKKPLEIKNGFLTIPTTPGIGIELNDDALAKYPPKPREVRTRLMTDGSVVDQ
- a CDS encoding four helix bundle protein, with amino-acid sequence MDLVEETYRVSSTFPPHERYGLAQQLQRAVVSIPSNIAEGHERHHIKEYLHHLSMAQASLAELETQVLIAIRLKYLTQERSAAARQIADSLGRQIRALRSTLAKRTAE
- a CDS encoding sulfite exporter TauE/SafE family protein gives rise to the protein MQRSPEGEEQNEPPTHQECLLLDTVHLIIAAVVMLVGAVILSATGFGIGLVTTPFLLLVFDPKTVVVLINTIAAGLLAMVLADTRDHLEIKANIPLAVSAVLGVPVGVIALSSLSAVALRIGITVLIILLTIIVALNIRVKVPAPRVSGPIIGFAVSALVTGLAIGGPLMMLFLMNFNYSVPKIRATMAFYYMPMGLAAIVGYAVAGLYTRERILLVLAVVIPSIVGYRLAVLIVRRINDAMFRRGVVAIIAITSVIVLAREVVTAL